A single region of the Nitrospinota bacterium genome encodes:
- a CDS encoding ATP-dependent 6-phosphofructokinase translates to MSLKRVGILTGGGDCSGLNAVIRAVTRSAIINYNAEVIGIEEGFEGLIFNRNRKLTVAGTKNILPLGGTILGTTNKGDPFAYRQFDKDGQLTIEDHSQKTIENFKQLELDCLFVVGGDGTLQIGHKFFEKGLPVIGIPKTIDNDLMGTDYTFGFQTAVQVACDALDRLQTTGESHHRVMILEVMGRGAGWIAMEAGISGGAHVILIPEIPYDLEKVVEKIRLRKEGGSPFSLIVVAEGSKEIGKEAIYSEAASTRLQAVAQLGGVGDHIARQLSDRINLEVRCTVLGHTQRGGSPLAFDRVLGTQLGTQAVKAAAEGKFGTMVALNARNIVLVPLKSLAGIARQIPDDSQLIHTAEAIGICLGR, encoded by the coding sequence ATGAGTCTTAAACGTGTTGGAATTCTTACAGGTGGGGGAGACTGCTCTGGGCTCAATGCGGTCATCAGGGCAGTCACCCGATCCGCAATTATCAACTACAATGCGGAAGTCATTGGCATTGAAGAAGGCTTCGAAGGCCTGATATTTAATCGCAACCGCAAGCTCACTGTAGCGGGTACAAAAAATATCCTGCCCCTGGGAGGCACCATTCTTGGTACCACCAACAAAGGCGACCCTTTCGCATACCGCCAGTTTGATAAAGACGGCCAATTGACAATTGAAGATCACTCCCAAAAAACTATAGAAAACTTTAAACAACTTGAACTGGATTGTTTGTTTGTCGTGGGCGGCGATGGAACACTGCAAATAGGGCACAAGTTTTTTGAAAAAGGCTTACCGGTCATTGGCATCCCCAAGACAATCGACAATGACCTGATGGGTACCGACTACACATTCGGTTTCCAGACTGCTGTGCAGGTTGCCTGCGATGCTTTGGACAGGTTGCAAACAACGGGCGAAAGCCATCATCGGGTCATGATTTTGGAAGTCATGGGTCGTGGAGCCGGGTGGATTGCGATGGAAGCAGGTATTTCCGGAGGAGCTCATGTCATTCTAATTCCGGAAATTCCTTATGACCTCGAAAAAGTTGTCGAAAAAATTCGGTTGCGGAAAGAGGGAGGGAGTCCATTCAGTCTGATTGTGGTGGCAGAAGGTTCCAAAGAGATTGGCAAAGAAGCTATATACAGTGAAGCGGCATCCACACGTTTGCAGGCGGTTGCTCAGCTCGGAGGTGTGGGAGACCACATAGCCAGGCAATTGAGCGATCGTATAAACCTGGAAGTACGTTGCACAGTTTTAGGTCATACTCAAAGAGGAGGCTCTCCTTTAGCTTTTGACCGTGTTCTTGGCACCCAGCTTGGAACCCAGGCGGTGAAAGCCGCCGCCGAAGGAAAATTTGGCACAATGGTGGCTTTGAATGCCCGGAATATAGTTTTGGTCCCTCTAAAATCTTTGGCTGGAATTGCCCGTCAGATACCCGATGATTCTCAACTGATCCATACTGCCGAAGCAATAGGCATTTGCCTGGGACGTTGA
- a CDS encoding isoprenyl transferase translates to MVNTALQEKIDPNRLPRHVAVIMDGNGRWAQNHSLPRIEGHWAGVKVVDRIVTLGRKLNLEALTLYSFSDENWNRPSTEINTLMKILDFYLKKELKRMKNENIRFNTIGHIEDLPNDIQKLIHHSIEDTRDNTGMTLTLALSYGGRQEIIDAVKNIAEQVRLGQIMPDEIDLSLFESYLSTYPIPDPDLIIRTSGERRISNFLLFQSAYTELHYNNVLWPDFSDDDFLNAIIDFQSRDRRFGMTQEQIVKA, encoded by the coding sequence TTGGTCAATACAGCGTTACAGGAAAAAATAGATCCAAATCGTCTGCCCAGGCATGTTGCCGTTATTATGGACGGCAATGGACGCTGGGCGCAAAATCATTCCCTCCCCCGCATTGAAGGTCATTGGGCCGGTGTCAAGGTTGTGGACCGCATTGTTACCCTGGGTCGCAAACTTAACCTTGAAGCTTTAACTCTTTATTCATTCTCCGATGAGAACTGGAATCGCCCTTCCACAGAAATCAACACCCTCATGAAAATCCTTGATTTTTATTTGAAGAAGGAGTTGAAGAGAATGAAAAATGAAAATATTCGCTTCAATACTATTGGGCATATTGAAGACCTGCCAAATGATATTCAAAAATTGATCCACCACTCTATAGAAGATACTCGTGATAATACAGGTATGACTCTGACCCTGGCCCTGAGTTATGGGGGAAGGCAGGAGATTATAGACGCGGTTAAAAATATTGCCGAACAAGTGCGCCTGGGTCAGATCATGCCGGATGAAATTGACTTGTCGCTGTTTGAATCGTATCTCTCCACTTACCCTATTCCTGACCCGGACCTGATTATAAGAACCAGCGGAGAAAGAAGAATCAGTAATTTTCTGTTATTCCAGAGTGCTTATACAGAATTGCACTACAACAATGTATTATGGCCTGACTTTTCGGATGATGACTTCCTTAATGCTATCATTGATTTCCAAAGCAGAGATAGACGCTTTGGAATGACACAAGAACAAATTGTCAAAGCTTGA
- a CDS encoding tetratricopeptide repeat protein — MTENFPTTFTLLKNHAYLLVLWLAILSGQDVIAGQAEVDKQYQQAKTLKEFEEIAGKIKKLLAQDPGSHEWEWRLARSHYAIAKRSKDSRHYDLCIEHSNRSLEIRPTAIGYFFRALCRGKKGEMQGIWSSLGIIDPFEKDMKKALEMDPSIQNGGPNRALGKLYLELPFFLGGSTDQSIYHLKEAVRISPGYAENHLGLAQAYYAKNNFIAARKSLSTLLSLTDNVTDDEDLLKIRTQGQELMKKIPRDFQSND, encoded by the coding sequence ATGACTGAGAATTTTCCCACAACATTCACTTTGTTAAAGAACCATGCATACTTACTGGTTTTATGGTTGGCAATTTTATCCGGACAAGATGTCATTGCCGGACAAGCTGAGGTCGACAAACAATACCAGCAGGCTAAAACCCTGAAAGAGTTCGAAGAAATAGCCGGTAAAATCAAGAAGCTTTTAGCTCAAGATCCTGGCAGCCATGAATGGGAATGGCGGCTGGCCAGATCTCACTATGCAATCGCAAAACGAAGCAAAGATTCCCGGCATTATGACCTTTGTATTGAACACAGTAACCGGTCATTGGAAATCAGACCCACTGCCATCGGCTACTTTTTTCGGGCATTATGCAGAGGAAAAAAGGGGGAAATGCAGGGCATCTGGTCCAGCCTGGGAATCATTGATCCTTTCGAAAAGGATATGAAAAAGGCTCTTGAAATGGATCCGTCTATACAGAATGGTGGCCCAAACCGGGCGTTGGGCAAGTTATACCTGGAACTGCCTTTTTTTCTGGGTGGCAGTACCGACCAATCGATCTACCACCTCAAAGAAGCTGTTCGTATCAGTCCCGGTTACGCGGAAAACCACCTTGGGCTGGCACAGGCGTATTATGCTAAAAATAATTTCATTGCCGCGCGAAAATCTCTTTCTACTCTATTGAGTCTGACTGATAATGTGACTGATGATGAGGATCTTTTAAAAATAAGAACTCAGGGCCAGGAGTTAATGAAAAAAATTCCCCGGGACTTCCAGAGCAATGATTAA
- a CDS encoding ABC transporter substrate-binding protein, which translates to MKKILSAVLIIVFITGSILAVYADSGPKASVQELLGEIRQIKSDLPDNQKHSQSALGFLNVAEISKKALGKYWSRRSETEREKFQTLLGELFVHVAFPSSAKFFADLDLVYGKTKEKKTVVVVPLTVVHEKEGEVDIDFHLNQSGNKWQVVDVILDGVSMRNNLRSQFYKVIKKNDFNELLRKMDKKLTSAKS; encoded by the coding sequence ATGAAAAAAATCTTAAGTGCTGTTCTAATTATTGTTTTTATCACTGGTTCCATATTGGCGGTTTATGCTGATTCAGGGCCTAAGGCTTCCGTGCAGGAGCTCCTGGGAGAAATTCGGCAGATTAAATCGGATCTGCCAGATAACCAGAAACATTCCCAATCTGCCCTGGGTTTTCTGAACGTTGCAGAAATCAGCAAAAAAGCTTTAGGAAAGTATTGGTCCAGGCGAAGTGAAACAGAACGCGAAAAGTTTCAGACATTGCTGGGTGAGTTGTTTGTGCATGTGGCGTTCCCCAGCTCTGCGAAGTTTTTTGCTGACCTCGACCTTGTATATGGAAAAACCAAAGAGAAAAAAACCGTCGTTGTGGTTCCCTTGACGGTGGTGCATGAAAAGGAAGGAGAAGTCGATATCGATTTTCACCTGAATCAGTCTGGGAATAAGTGGCAGGTGGTGGATGTCATTCTGGACGGGGTCAGTATGAGGAATAACCTGAGAAGCCAGTTTTATAAAGTCATTAAAAAAAATGATTTTAACGAACTGCTTCGCAAAATGGATAAAAAACTGACTTCTGCTAAAAGCTAA
- a CDS encoding phosphatidate cytidylyltransferase: MKRVISGVIAIPLVLGIVLYGSPLLFFGFVALIVLVASYEFFSMISNMGVDGFPVEGGVLCLLILTGFYLGEQYLMLCALLIPIVLFATWFLRENDVKLALDPISYTVLGVFYTAGLGGYFLLIHKLEGGNQMIVFLLLLIWLGDAAAYYVGKNLGKNKLMPTVSPNKTVEGAIANVLGTLVAAVIASYWFFEEFSLTHCLIVAFLCGIIGQFGDFSESLIKRNCRVKDSGSLIPGHGGFLDRIDSLLFAGPAFYCYYKLFLGS, encoded by the coding sequence TTGAAACGTGTTATCAGTGGAGTCATAGCGATTCCTTTAGTTTTGGGAATAGTGCTGTATGGGTCCCCTCTATTGTTTTTTGGTTTTGTCGCCTTGATTGTTCTGGTTGCCAGTTACGAGTTTTTTTCGATGATTTCAAATATGGGTGTTGACGGTTTTCCTGTTGAAGGTGGAGTGCTGTGTCTGCTGATCTTAACGGGATTCTATCTTGGCGAACAATACTTGATGTTATGTGCCCTCCTCATCCCGATAGTTTTGTTTGCGACCTGGTTTTTAAGGGAAAACGATGTGAAGCTGGCTCTGGACCCGATTTCGTACACAGTACTGGGCGTTTTCTACACTGCGGGATTGGGGGGATACTTTCTTTTGATCCATAAACTTGAAGGCGGGAACCAAATGATAGTCTTTCTCCTGCTTTTGATCTGGTTGGGTGACGCAGCGGCCTATTATGTGGGAAAGAATCTGGGCAAGAACAAGCTCATGCCCACAGTCAGCCCTAATAAAACTGTTGAAGGAGCAATCGCCAATGTTTTGGGAACTCTTGTGGCAGCAGTAATAGCCAGCTATTGGTTCTTTGAGGAGTTTTCGCTAACTCATTGTTTGATTGTAGCCTTTTTATGCGGTATCATCGGTCAGTTTGGGGATTTTTCTGAATCTCTGATAAAAAGAAATTGTCGGGTGAAAGACTCGGGCTCATTGATTCCGGGCCATGGCGGTTTTCTTGATCGCATCGACAGTCTTTTGTTTGCAGGTCCGGCATTCTATTGTTATTACAAGTTGTTCCTGGGTTCTTAA
- a CDS encoding ribosome recycling factor yields the protein MIADVTRDAEKKMGISVDHLHHELGKLRTGQASVALLDDIKVEYYGNPTPLSQVATLGTPDNQTLTIQPWEVSILKDIEKAIQSSDIGLTPNNDGKIIRLTIPPLTNERRQQLVKLVKKYAEECKVAVRNVRRDANDKLKKLEKNHEISKDENHKATDDIQKMTDKFVVEIDKISQAKEKNVMDV from the coding sequence ATGATTGCTGATGTAACCCGGGACGCAGAAAAGAAAATGGGAATCTCGGTAGACCATTTGCACCACGAATTGGGTAAGTTGAGAACGGGCCAGGCCTCGGTGGCCTTGCTCGACGATATCAAGGTTGAGTATTATGGAAACCCGACTCCCTTAAGTCAGGTTGCAACTTTGGGCACTCCAGATAATCAAACCCTGACAATCCAGCCCTGGGAAGTATCAATTCTGAAAGATATTGAGAAAGCCATCCAATCATCAGATATTGGCCTGACTCCTAACAATGATGGTAAAATAATTCGCCTTACCATTCCACCGTTGACCAATGAACGTCGTCAGCAACTGGTTAAACTGGTAAAAAAATATGCTGAGGAATGCAAGGTCGCGGTTCGGAACGTGCGCAGAGACGCGAACGATAAACTGAAAAAATTAGAAAAAAACCACGAAATTTCAAAAGATGAAAACCATAAGGCAACGGATGATATCCAGAAGATGACAGACAAGTTTGTGGTCGAAATTGATAAGATATCCCAGGCCAAAGAAAAAAATGTGATGGATGTATAA
- the rimO gene encoding 30S ribosomal protein S12 methylthiotransferase RimO: MKKVGMVSLGCPKNTVDSERVLGDLSTSGFKLTQDEKDAEVIIVNTCGFIESAKKESVDTILEMARHKTEGNCKQLIITGCLAERYGQELLDEIPEIDHMLGVGQYPQLKNIIEEKDPLSRNHVATPAEYYESYTDRLLTTAFYTAYLKISEGCSNRCAFCIIPKMRGPMRSRSPESILAEAEHLAGKGVKELNLISQDTTMYGFDLAMKDGLVRLLKELVKVDGLEWIRLLYCYPTFLNSEMIELIASEPKICSYIDVPLQHTQDEMLKSMKRQETEGEVRKMLEEIRLKIPNVALRTTFITGFPGETETHFQHMVRFLCEMEFDHVGVFTYSDEEGTTAFDYPNRVPEEVKIERRDTLMEFQKEIALRKNLERVGKVEQVLVEGFDPENYLMTGRLTSQAPDIDGQVILEKCETDPGEIIPVRLNQAADYDLVGEPEATVISQ; encoded by the coding sequence ATGAAAAAAGTTGGCATGGTGAGTTTGGGGTGTCCAAAAAATACTGTGGACTCTGAAAGGGTTCTGGGTGATCTGTCTACTTCCGGCTTTAAACTCACTCAGGATGAAAAAGATGCAGAGGTGATCATTGTCAATACCTGCGGCTTTATTGAATCCGCAAAAAAGGAATCGGTCGATACGATTCTGGAGATGGCCCGTCATAAGACCGAAGGAAACTGCAAGCAGTTAATCATTACAGGTTGCCTGGCCGAGCGTTATGGCCAGGAGCTACTTGATGAAATTCCCGAAATTGACCACATGCTCGGCGTGGGCCAGTATCCCCAATTGAAAAATATTATTGAGGAAAAAGACCCGTTATCCAGAAACCATGTCGCTACACCCGCTGAGTATTACGAGTCTTACACAGACCGGTTGCTAACAACTGCTTTTTATACGGCGTACTTAAAAATTTCCGAAGGTTGTTCCAACCGTTGCGCGTTTTGCATCATTCCTAAAATGCGGGGTCCCATGCGCAGTCGCTCACCGGAATCTATCCTGGCCGAGGCTGAACATTTAGCGGGTAAAGGTGTGAAAGAGCTCAACTTGATTTCTCAAGACACCACTATGTATGGATTTGACTTGGCAATGAAAGACGGCCTGGTTCGACTGCTGAAAGAATTGGTCAAGGTTGATGGTTTGGAATGGATACGGCTTTTATATTGCTACCCTACTTTTTTAAACTCGGAGATGATTGAGCTCATTGCTTCAGAACCGAAGATATGCAGTTATATTGATGTGCCTTTGCAACACACACAAGACGAGATGCTTAAAAGTATGAAAAGGCAGGAAACCGAAGGCGAAGTGAGGAAAATGCTTGAAGAGATTCGGCTGAAAATTCCGAACGTAGCCTTGAGAACTACGTTTATCACAGGGTTTCCAGGTGAGACAGAGACACATTTTCAGCATATGGTCCGGTTTCTTTGTGAAATGGAATTTGATCATGTAGGAGTTTTTACTTATTCGGACGAGGAAGGCACTACCGCATTTGATTACCCTAACCGTGTTCCAGAGGAAGTTAAAATAGAGCGTCGGGATACCCTGATGGAATTTCAGAAAGAAATTGCTCTTAGAAAAAACCTGGAACGTGTTGGTAAAGTTGAACAGGTGCTTGTTGAAGGTTTTGACCCGGAAAACTATTTGATGACTGGCAGGCTCACTTCCCAGGCACCGGATATTGACGGCCAGGTTATATTGGAAAAATGTGAAACCGATCCTGGCGAGATCATTCCTGTACGCTTGAACCAAGCAGCTGATTACGACCTTGTCGGAGAACCGGAAGCAACCGTAATTTCACAATGA
- the rpsB gene encoding 30S ribosomal protein S2, producing the protein MSGITMKQLLESGVHFGHQTNRWNPKMKPYIYGARSGIYIIDLQKTLVRFQEAEKYARELARAGKKILFVATKKQAQELIAEEATRCGMYYINQRWLGGTLTNFTTIRKSIARLHELEKMEEENQFDLLHKKEALRLRREIEKLNKFFRGIKNMKDLPDALFIVDTRKEKIAQAEGKKLGIKIIAMIDTNSDPDGVDFPIPANDDAMRSIKLFTHRIADVCLEGQEMRKASQDKEEKKSPTPSDSQEPVAVANDKGSNETSVPA; encoded by the coding sequence ATGTCTGGAATTACAATGAAGCAATTGCTGGAGTCCGGGGTACATTTTGGACACCAGACGAATCGCTGGAACCCCAAAATGAAACCCTATATTTACGGGGCACGAAGCGGAATTTATATTATTGATTTGCAAAAAACACTGGTCCGTTTTCAGGAAGCTGAAAAATATGCGCGGGAACTGGCCCGTGCCGGCAAGAAAATCCTTTTTGTTGCGACTAAAAAGCAGGCACAGGAACTGATTGCCGAAGAGGCGACACGTTGTGGAATGTACTACATAAATCAAAGATGGCTGGGAGGAACACTGACAAACTTTACCACCATTCGTAAGAGCATTGCACGGTTGCATGAACTGGAAAAAATGGAAGAAGAAAACCAGTTTGACCTCTTACATAAAAAAGAAGCTTTAAGACTGAGAAGAGAAATTGAAAAACTGAACAAATTCTTCAGAGGCATCAAGAATATGAAGGATTTGCCAGATGCTCTTTTTATAGTCGATACGCGTAAAGAAAAAATCGCTCAGGCAGAAGGTAAAAAGCTTGGCATTAAAATCATAGCCATGATTGACACCAACTCTGACCCTGATGGCGTTGACTTTCCTATCCCTGCGAACGATGACGCGATGCGTTCTATTAAATTGTTCACGCATAGGATAGCGGATGTATGTCTGGAAGGTCAGGAAATGAGAAAAGCCAGCCAGGATAAAGAAGAAAAGAAAAGCCCCACACCCAGTGATTCGCAGGAACCCGTTGCGGTTGCCAATGACAAGGGGAGCAATGAAACTTCTGTGCCTGCCTGA
- the recN gene encoding DNA repair protein RecN, whose protein sequence is MIKEIRIRNFAIIENLAVNFDSGLNVLTGETGAGKSIIIDALNLLLGGRADTDSIRSGETTAFVEAVFEVCDPMTRELILESGIEMEESELLVKRQISNAGKNRCLLNDSPVTVSTLAKIGDRLVDLHGQHDHQTLLHPEVHVDLLDLYGKCKNIRDEFSSIFADYQSQSKKLQSMKMDEQELLQKQEFLSFQLNEIDQAQLSEEEEGDIKTERNKLKHAGQIRENLQKSRALLTDENGSILENLGQVLKELETVLELDPDLKEPVERSQSAFYELEEVVESLRNHDRSLEFNPNRLEEIEDRLAEINGLKRKYGNDISEILKRREQIANELDQLASNDENMKSLEEELKKKEVTLSEIAIRLAEKRESAAKNLSKSVEKELKELSMGNVQLGVRFDYPPDPDGFILFRKEKMKPMPSGLGTLEFLFSPNPGEELRPLAKIASGGELSRVMLALKSILNDQDTVPVMIFDEVDTGIGGGVAEKVGAKLQKVSRTKQVFCITHLPQIAGMGSFHFRVEKEVKSKRTRSTIRQLEHDERVEELARMSSGETITDASLNHARELLQPGNARRK, encoded by the coding sequence ATGATTAAAGAAATCAGAATCAGAAACTTCGCCATCATTGAAAATCTTGCGGTGAATTTTGATAGCGGATTGAACGTGTTGACCGGTGAAACCGGAGCCGGCAAATCCATCATCATCGATGCGCTGAACTTACTGCTTGGAGGCAGGGCAGATACCGACTCTATCCGTTCCGGGGAGACCACAGCATTCGTAGAAGCAGTGTTTGAAGTCTGTGACCCGATGACTCGCGAGTTGATCCTCGAATCTGGAATCGAGATGGAGGAAAGTGAACTTCTTGTCAAACGTCAGATTTCCAATGCCGGTAAAAACCGCTGCCTGCTTAACGATAGTCCTGTCACTGTTTCCACACTGGCAAAAATAGGCGACCGACTGGTCGACCTGCATGGGCAACACGACCACCAGACCCTGCTTCATCCTGAAGTCCATGTGGACCTGCTGGACCTGTATGGTAAGTGCAAAAATATCCGCGATGAATTTTCCAGTATTTTTGCAGACTACCAGTCACAATCTAAAAAATTGCAGTCCATGAAAATGGATGAACAAGAACTTTTACAAAAACAGGAGTTTTTAAGTTTTCAACTCAACGAAATAGATCAGGCGCAACTGTCGGAAGAAGAAGAGGGGGATATCAAAACCGAGCGCAACAAGCTGAAGCACGCAGGACAAATCCGCGAAAACCTGCAAAAAAGCCGAGCGCTATTGACCGATGAGAACGGCTCTATATTAGAAAATCTTGGACAGGTATTGAAAGAGTTGGAAACGGTTCTCGAGCTCGACCCCGATTTAAAAGAGCCTGTCGAACGATCTCAATCCGCTTTCTACGAACTTGAAGAGGTGGTGGAAAGCTTACGTAATCATGACCGGTCTTTGGAGTTCAATCCGAACAGGCTGGAAGAAATTGAAGACCGGCTCGCTGAAATAAACGGACTAAAACGAAAGTATGGTAACGACATCAGCGAAATTTTAAAACGCCGGGAACAAATTGCCAATGAACTGGACCAGCTGGCTTCTAACGATGAGAATATGAAATCCCTCGAAGAAGAGCTAAAGAAAAAAGAGGTGACGTTATCCGAGATAGCCATCCGCCTGGCGGAAAAAAGGGAAAGTGCCGCAAAAAATCTTTCTAAAAGTGTTGAAAAAGAACTTAAAGAACTGAGCATGGGCAACGTCCAGCTTGGTGTACGTTTTGACTACCCGCCCGACCCGGACGGTTTTATTCTTTTCCGTAAAGAAAAAATGAAACCCATGCCAAGTGGATTGGGTACGCTGGAGTTTTTGTTTTCCCCCAACCCTGGTGAAGAATTACGCCCACTGGCTAAAATCGCTTCCGGTGGTGAACTATCGCGGGTGATGCTGGCTTTGAAATCCATTCTGAATGATCAGGACACGGTTCCAGTAATGATTTTCGATGAAGTGGATACAGGGATCGGGGGAGGTGTCGCCGAAAAGGTGGGGGCCAAGCTGCAAAAAGTTTCCAGAACAAAACAGGTTTTCTGTATCACGCACCTGCCGCAAATTGCCGGTATGGGTTCGTTCCATTTCCGGGTCGAAAAAGAAGTCAAAAGCAAACGCACGCGCTCGACCATCCGCCAACTGGAACACGATGAACGTGTGGAAGAACTGGCACGCATGTCGAGTGGGGAAACCATCACTGACGCGTCCCTCAACCACGCCCGCGAACTCCTCCAGCCGGGCAACGCCCGGAGGAAATGA
- a CDS encoding 2,3-bisphosphoglycerate-dependent phosphoglycerate mutase produces EDQLPASEALKHTVDRFLPYWFDQIVPSIKAGKNVLICAHGNSLRALVKHLDSVSEEDILELNIPTGIPLVYELDENLKPTRHYYLGDQEAAKKAAEAVANQSASRRGD; encoded by the coding sequence GAAGACCAGTTGCCAGCTTCAGAAGCTTTAAAACATACTGTCGACAGGTTCCTGCCTTATTGGTTTGATCAAATCGTGCCTTCCATCAAAGCAGGGAAAAATGTATTGATCTGCGCGCACGGCAACAGCCTGCGAGCTTTGGTCAAACATCTCGACAGTGTCAGTGAAGAGGACATTCTGGAACTGAATATACCCACAGGCATTCCTCTGGTCTATGAACTCGATGAAAACCTCAAGCCGACCAGGCATTATTATCTTGGCGATCAGGAGGCCGCAAAAAAAGCTGCCGAAGCCGTCGCCAACCAGTCTGCTAGCCGCCGGGGGGACTAG
- a CDS encoding UMP kinase: MDEPVYKRILLKLGGESLAEDEGAFGLDEGALINIADEIREARDLGVEIAIVIGGGNILRGASLSSIGIERTTGDYMGMLATVINALALQHALERIGIPTRVQSAIEIQAVSEAYVRRRAIRHLEKGRVVIFAGGTGNPYFTTDTAASLRAMEISAEVIFKATKVDGIYSADPMTDDSATKYQELSYLDVLKKGLKVMDSTSVSLCMDNKLPMVIFNFRDKYSIKRVLLGEKLGTTVGVLK; encoded by the coding sequence ATGGATGAACCAGTTTATAAAAGGATTTTGTTGAAGCTTGGCGGTGAAAGCCTGGCCGAGGATGAAGGCGCGTTTGGGCTGGATGAAGGTGCCCTCATAAATATTGCAGACGAGATTCGTGAAGCCAGAGATCTTGGAGTGGAAATTGCCATTGTAATAGGAGGAGGCAATATTCTAAGAGGCGCTTCTTTGAGTTCGATTGGAATCGAGCGAACTACCGGTGACTATATGGGTATGCTTGCTACGGTGATCAATGCCCTGGCTTTGCAGCATGCTCTTGAGCGTATTGGAATTCCAACACGCGTACAGTCCGCTATAGAAATTCAGGCAGTATCGGAAGCTTATGTGCGTCGTCGTGCAATTCGTCATCTGGAAAAAGGACGCGTTGTAATTTTTGCAGGTGGGACAGGGAATCCCTATTTCACAACTGATACTGCGGCATCTCTAAGGGCTATGGAAATCAGCGCGGAAGTCATTTTTAAAGCCACCAAGGTTGATGGTATCTATTCTGCCGACCCCATGACTGATGACTCGGCTACGAAGTATCAGGAACTCTCTTATCTGGATGTGTTGAAGAAGGGCCTGAAGGTTATGGACTCGACTTCGGTATCTCTTTGTATGGATAATAAACTGCCGATGGTTATTTTTAACTTTCGCGATAAATACAGTATTAAACGGGTATTGTTGGGCGAAAAACTCGGCACTACTGTGGGAGTTTTAAAATGA
- the tsf gene encoding translation elongation factor Ts: MEITAAMVKELRSQSGAGIMECKSALKETKGDIEEAITFLRKKGLAKADKKSDRQTGEGIIGSYIHQGGKIGVMLELNCETDFVANTPDFQELVKDIAMHIAAAKPRFANREEVTEDILEKEREIFAHQAKESGKPENIIDKIVTGKMEKFYEENCVLEQAFIKDTNITIGELIKQKIALLGENINIGRFSRFEING; this comes from the coding sequence ATGGAAATAACTGCAGCGATGGTCAAGGAGTTACGCTCTCAGTCGGGAGCAGGTATTATGGAGTGTAAGTCTGCCTTGAAAGAAACCAAGGGAGATATAGAAGAAGCCATCACTTTTCTAAGGAAGAAAGGGTTGGCCAAGGCTGATAAAAAGTCTGATCGACAGACGGGCGAAGGTATTATTGGTTCCTACATACATCAGGGTGGAAAGATTGGCGTTATGCTGGAACTCAATTGTGAAACCGACTTTGTGGCTAACACGCCTGACTTCCAGGAGCTGGTCAAAGATATTGCCATGCATATCGCCGCTGCAAAACCGCGTTTTGCCAATCGTGAAGAGGTGACCGAAGACATTTTGGAAAAAGAGAGAGAGATTTTTGCCCACCAGGCCAAGGAATCTGGCAAACCGGAAAATATCATCGACAAAATTGTTACCGGGAAGATGGAAAAATTCTACGAAGAAAACTGTGTGTTGGAACAGGCATTCATCAAAGATACCAATATAACTATTGGTGAGCTGATCAAACAGAAAATTGCCCTGCTGGGTGAAAACATTAACATTGGTCGATTTTCAAGATTTGAAATTAATGGATGA